The segment TGAAAGGAATCGGCGAGGCGCTGGCCAAAAAGATCGCCGAGCTGCACACGACGGGAAAACTGGAATTTCTGGAGAAGCTGCGCGCCACGATCGCGCCTGGACTGGTCGAGCTGCTGCAGATCCCCGGGGTCGGCCCGAAGAAAATCAAGGTGCTGCACGAGCAACTCGGCGTCGTCGACATCGCCAGCCTCGCGGCGGCGTGTGCCGACGGTCGCGTCGCTGCGCTCGCCGGGTTCGGCGCCAAGACGCAGGAGAAGATCGTCGCCGGCATCAAAAACCGCGAAGCGTACGGCCGGCGCCATCTCTGGTGGGAAGCGTGGCAAGTGGCGCAGCCGATCGTCGCCGGACTGCGGGCGTTGCCCCAGGTGAAACGCGCCGAGGCGGCGGGCAGCCTGCGACGCGGGCTGGAGACCGTGGGGGATCTCGACTTCATCGTTTCTGCCACCGAAATCGAGCCGGTGGTGAGCTGGTTCGTAGGCCTGTCGGACGTGCAGGAGGTCACCGCGCGCGGCGAGACGAAGACCAGCGTGCGTTTCGTGACCGGGCTGCAGGCGGACCTTCGGCTGGTGCCGGACGAGCAGTTCATCTTCGCGCTGCATCACTTCACCGGATCCAAGGACCACAACGTACAGATGCGGCAGCGGGCGCTGGCGCGCGGGCTGACGTTGAGCGAGTGGGGGCTCGAGCCGGTGACGGCCGCGACATCCGAGAGCTCAGCCAGCCCATCGAGTTCGCTGACGGCGGCAGCGGGAGCTGGCGAGGCCGCGGCGCCGCGAGCCCGCCGGCCAAAGCGGGCGGGCGCACCTGCCGACGCGGCCTCAGGCGATCCGGCGCGCGGAAGCGTTGCGACGGAGGCGGACCTGTTCGCCCGTCTCGGACTTCATTTTATCCCCCCCGAGTTGCGCGAAGGTATGGGCGAAATCGAAGCGGCGGAGCACGGCGAGTTGCCAACGTTGGTGGATTTGCCGGACCTCCGCGGGACGTTTCATTGCCACACGACGGCCTCGGATGGACGCAACACCCTCGCCGAAATGGCGACGGCCGCCGCCAGCGCGGGCTGGGAGTATCTCGGAATTGCCGACCATTCGAAATCCAGCTTTCAGGCAAACGGGTTGACCGAGCAGCGGCTCCTGGAACAGGTCGAGGCGATCCGGGTGTTCAACGCGTCCGGCCGCTGTCGCACGCATGTGTTTGCGGGCACCGAGTGCGACATCCTGCCGGACGGCCGGCTCGACTTTGACGAAGCGCTGCTGAGGAAGCTCGACTACGTCGTGGCCTCCGTGCACAGCACCTTTGCGCTCGACGAGGCGGCGATGACTGCGCGGATCATCCGGGCGATCGAACATCCGTGCACGACGATGCTGGGGCATCTGACGGGCCGGCTGCTGTTGCGCCGCGACGGCTACCGCGTGGACGCGGGCAAAATCATCGACGCGGCGATTGCGCACGGCGTGATCATCGAGATCAATGCCGCGCCCAAGCGGCTCGACATGGATTGGCGGCACTGGCGCAAGGCCACGGCCCGAGGACTGCTGACGTCGATCAACCCCGACGCCCATGAAACGGCGGAGCTGGCCTACGTGCGGGCGGGCATCAATACGGCCCGCAAGGGCTGGCTGACGAAAGCTCAGGTCTTCAACACGCGTTCGCTGGCGGAAGTGAAAGCGGCATTTCTGGCTCGGCGACGGGCTGGCTGATCGGCACACTCAGGCTGCGGACGAATTGGGACCGCCGCTGGGAGCCCGGACGGAAGCGCGCCCGGGAGCGGAGGGGATGGCTGCGGTTTTTTGGTCGCAGCCGGCGAATCGATCCGGCGGGTACAACGTGCCGTGCCCAGTTATTGAATATCTGATTGAACTCGGCGCGGACTTTTCGTACTTCGGTACCGCCGTACGCGCGCGCCGCGCCAAGGCTCGCTTCGTCCAATCCAATTTCCGCCGCCCGCGTCTGTCTCATGCGCTCTCAACCGAACCGCGACTACATCAGCGACGATGTCGTGCAGACGCCACCTGCGCTCGCGCGCCGGCTGGTCGAGCATTTCCGCCCGCGTGGCCGGGTGCTGGAGCCGTGCAAGGGCAAGGGCAATTTTCTACGCGCGCTGCGCACCTATGCGCAGCAGAAGGCCAGCGACGGAGGCGCCCGGCGCCGTCGGAGGGATCCGGCCGAGATCGCCTGGTGCGAAATTAAATGTGGCCGTGATTTCTATCACTGGACCGAACGGGTCGACTGGATCATGACGAACCCGCCCTGGAGCCAGGTGCGCCGGTTTTTGCAGCAGGCGATGCTCGTGTCGGATCACGTGGTGTTCGTGATCACGATCAACCACGTGTGGACCCGCGCCCGCGTGAGCGACATTCGCGAGGCGGGTTTTGGGCTGCGTGAAATCGTCCTCCTCGATATGCCGGTGACTTTCCCGCAGAGCGGATTCCAACTGGGTGCCGTGTACTTTGCGCGCGGCTGGAAAGGTGCCACCCGCGTCACGGACTGGACGCGCGGCTCGCTTCGCGCGTTGAAGCACGTCGGCACGAAGCTGCGCCACACCGTCGCCACGTTCGCCGGACCGCCGCGGGAGTCTCCGCGCGCTCAAGCGGATGCTTCACTGCGCCGCTTGCGTACCGCGCGGCGACACAAGCTCGTCGAAGCGTTGCGCGCCGGCTGTGCCATCGCGGTGGTCATCGGCCGGCCGCGGTCCCGCTCGGACCGTTCGCCGGAGACCCGCCGATCGAAGGTTCGAGGTTAGGGACGCTTCTCCCGAGGCGTTCGCTGCGAGGCCAGACCGTGGAGAGCAGGGGAGTCATCGCGACCGATAACTCCGCCTGCGAACCCGGTGTTCGGATGGTGCGCTGATCCGCGGGTGCTCGTCAGCGCCGGGCGGGAGCCGAGGGCGTCGCGGGCAGCCCGAGCGGCAGGAGAATGTTGGCGCTGTTGCCGCCCTCGGCGGATCCACCGCCGATGACGAGCGGCGCTTTGCCGTCCCATTTCTCGACGATCTGCAGCTGAATCAAACCGGGGTTGTCGCGGATCGCTTCGGCGCGCACGCGGATCGCCTCGGCCTCGCCCTTGGCGCGAATGATGGCGGTGTCGGCTTCGATCTGCGCTTTCTGCTGGGTGAAGCGGGCCTTCGCGGCTTCCTGTTCCTGTACCATCTTGGATTCGATGGCGGCCTCGAGCTCCTTCGAGAGGGTGATGTTTTCCAGGACGATGTCCTCCACGTTCAACAAGGACCCGATCTTTTCCCGCGTGGTGGCCAGCGTCTTCACCTTGATCTCTTCGCGTTTCTTCACGATTTGCTCGGCACTCTGCAAGGCGGTGACCTCCTTCAGCGCCTCGTGCACGCGCGGGGCAATGAGGGCCTCGAAGGGGTCGCCGGCATATTCCTTGAAGATTCGCACCACCGAACCCTCCGGAATCCGGTAGAGGATGCGCATGGAAACGTCCACCTGCTGCAGGTCCGAGGAATAGCTCTCCGCGTCGAGCTGGCGCGTGATCTGGCGGACCGGCACGGGCACGACGCTGGTGACGAACGGCGCCTTGGTGCCGAAGCCCTCGGGCTTGAACTGTTCGCTGACTTTTCCGAGCGTCACTTCCACGCCGCGGAAACCGGGTTGGACCACATACGTGGCCTGTGCCGCCGCGAGGACGAGCACGACAATAACAACACCGATACCAATGAGTCTTCCGGAGGTTCCCATGGCCGCATGCGAACGCACGGATACGGCGGCCGCAAGCGGCGAATCAGCCGCTGGAAAGAATTGAGCGCGTTCCACGGCACCGGGCGGGAATCCGATCGAAAGGATTGAGTCCGACCTGAAATCCGCCAAGCTCCGGCCGTGAGCGCTGCCCGGCATCGGCACCTCGGCGCGATCAACGCGCACGAGTCCCGCGGAACATGAACGGTTCCGCAACAGCTCCGGTGGGGAATGAACGGCACGAGGCCGTCGCCGAGTTGCAGGGCCTCTATGGGCCGTTCGCGTTTCCGGAGAAGCTGCTCCAGAAAATCTGGCTCCGGGGCGATTTCGACCGCGCCCGAGCGGCGCTGAGCAACGGCCAGCGGCTCACGATCGTTCAGACGGGGCGATGGAATCTGCTCGGCGGCCCCGATTTTCGGCAGGCGCGAATCCGGATCGGCGACGGGGCGGAGACCACGGGCGACGTTGAACTCCATCTGCACGCGTCCGACTGGATCGCGCACCGGCACGCGGAGGATCCGGCCTACGATGACGTGATGCTGCACGTCGTCCTTTTCCCGCCGCCCGCCGGCCATCTGACGCAGGGCAAGCGCGGCGAGATTCCCGTGCTCGCGTTGTTGCCCTTGCTCTATCACGACCTCGAAGAGTACGCGGCGGAGGAGGCGCTCGAGACCCTGGCGAACCGCCCGGTTTCGCAGATCATCGAGCTGCTGGGCGCGTTGCCGCTCGGCGATCGCACGACGTTGCTGGCGCGGCACGCCGACGAACGCTGGCGCCAGAAAGTGCATTTCGCGCGGCTCCGGATCCAGCGACTGGGGTGGGACGATGCCTGTCACCACCTCGCGCTCGAGATCCTCGGCTACCGGTTCAATCGTGCGCCCATGTTGCGCGTGGCCACGGCGCACCCGCTCGAGGAATGGGCGAAACCGGAACTTGCGGCGGAGACGGTGTATGCCGCCGAACGCGCGGGTTGGAGCCTGCAAGGCCTGCGGCCGGCCAATCATCCGCGCCGCCGGCTGGCGCAGTATGCGGGCTGGGTACAGGCGCGGCCGGACTGGCCCACACGATTGGCGAGCCTGGCCCAAAGCCTCCCCGCCGTGGTGCCGGGGACGCCCACGGCGGAGGTGCGCTGGGCTTTCCGGCTTACGGGCTTGCGCGCGGCATGGCAGGAGACGGTTTGTGCGAATGGGGTTGGCGGCACCCGCTTCGACAACTTGGTGTGCGACGGATTCCTGCCGATGCTGGCGGCGGGGTCGGAGTTGCGGAGCGAGCCATCTGGGGCGGTGGCGCTCCGAGCGCGGCAGCTTTGGCAGCACTGGTTTGTGGGCGATTTGCCGCCGTTTCTGCTCCGCGCTTTGCGGCAGATCGAGGTCTTCTCCGGGCGCAATCAGCCGGCATGTCACGGCTTGGCGCAAGGCCTGTTGGGCTGGCTGATCGAACGCGAGCGGGCCGAGGCAAATTCGGCCGGGCGTGGGGCTTGACAACGTTTCCGTCCGACGAGTAAGTTTGCCGGCTCAACAACACTCACTTTGCAAAAGTGGGCCCTGCGGCCCGCTTTTTTTTTCCCATTATTTTTCGGTCAATTCTACCTCTATGAGCAGCGAAATTCTTTCCGTCCTGGAATACATGGAAAAGGAGAAAGGGATCCCGCGCGCGGACATGATCGCGACCATCGCGAATGCCCTGAAGACCGCGGCGCAAAAGGGTGTGAATTCCGGTCAGGAACTGAAGATCGAAATCAACGCGAAAAACGGCCAGCTGCATGCCTGGTGCCTGCTCAAGGTGGTGGACTCAGTGAGCAACCCGAAGACGGAAATCCATGTCGAACGTGCGCAGGCGCTGAAGCCCGGAGCGATTATCGGCGAAATCATCGAAAAGGAAATCGATCCTTCGACGCTCGGCCGGATTGCGGCGCAGACCGCGCGGCAGGCGGTCATGCAGCGGCTGCGTCAGTTCGAGAAGGATCGGATCTTCGATGACTTCAAGGATCAGGTCGGGAACATCGTCACGGGTACGGTGCGCCGGCGCGAGCGGAACGATCTCTACATCGATTTGGGCAAGGCCGAGGCCGTGATGCCGGCCAAGGAGCAGGTCCCCGGTGAGGAGTACCAACCGGGCGAACGCATTCGCTGCTTGTTGCTCAACATCGAGAGTACGCCGCGCGGTCCGGAGATCATCCTTACGCGGGGCAGCCCGAAGTTCGTGCGGCGGCTGTTCGAGCTGGAGGTCACCGAGATCGCCGACGGCACCGTGAAGATCGAGGCGTTCGCCCGCGAACCGGGCTACCGCACGAAGATCGCCGTCATCAGCACGGACCCGAAGGTCGATCCCGTCGGCGCTTGCGTCGGCGCCCGTGGTGCGCGCGTGAAGACGATCGTGCGCGAACTGAACGGCGAGAAGATCGACATCATCCGCTACTTTGCCAGCCCGCGCGAAATGATCATCGAGGCGATGAAGCCGGCGGTGCCGCGCGAGATCACGCTCGATGAGAAGAACCACCGCATTTTGCTGAAGGTGGCGACCGACGATCTGGCGATCGCGATCGGCCGCAAGGGCCAGAACGCGCGGCTGACATCGCGGCTCATCGGCTGGCGGCTTGACATCGAGGAGTTCCGTGCCGTTGGTGACGATCCGCGCGGCAATGCCATTGCCTCGCTGGTGAAAGCCTTTGCGCTCGATGCAACGGTGGCCGGCCGGTTGGTCGACATGGGCATCAACTCACCGGCGGCGTTCGAAGGTGTCGAAGCCAACGATCTCGTGGATGCGGGATTCACCGAGGCGGAAGCCACCGACATCATTGGGCGCGTGACGACGCATTGATTTTTCGCTAGCCAACCTGATTTTCTAACACCACCTGATGAGCCTCCGCATTCACGAACTCGCCAAACGACACAACATGGAGGGCAAGGACATGCTGGCCTTGCTGAAGGAGCGAGGCTACGTCTCTGCGGAAACCAAATCGGTCTCGAGCACCGTCGCGAACATCTACGTGGAGGAGATCGAAAAGGAATTTGCGACGAAAGTCGCGGCGGCTGCGACTGCTGCACCGGCTGAGCCCGCGGTGGTGAAAGAGCCCGAGGACGAGACGCCGCACGTGCGCTCGCCGCATGGCGCCTTCGTGAAGACGAAGGATGACGTCGATCGCGAGAAAGCCGCCGCCGCGGCCGCGAAAGCCGCCGCGCTCAAACCGGCCGTTGCGCCCGCTCCGGTGGCCACGCCGCCGCCGTTGCCGCCGCGCCATGTGGCGCCGGCGTCCGCGCCCTCGGCGCCCCGGCCCGTCACCATTCCAACCGCGCCCCCGCGCGTGGCTCCGCCGCCGCCGCCAGCAGCGAAGGCTCCGCCCGCTCCGCCGCCGCTGCCGCCGCCACGGGTGGTCGCTGCGGCGCCCGTATCCACTCCGCCGCCGGTGGGCGTGCCGGCTCCCGTTTCCGCGCCGCCGGTGATTCACCCGGTCATGAAAGCGCCGGCCCCGGTTGCACCGCCGCCAGTGGCGCCGATTGCCCCCCGCCATTTTGGGGCCCCGCCGGTCCTGCCGCCGTTGCCTGGAGTTTCTCCCGCACCGATCGCTCCCCCGACGCCGACTGCTGCGGCTCCGGCCGCGGTTCCTCCGGGTGAGTTCAAGACCATCCATCTCAAACCGCCGATCGTGGTGCGCGATTTCGCGACCGCGCTGGGGCTGAAGCCGTTCCGGCTGATTTCCGAGCTCAATCAGGCCGGCGGTTTCGCGTCGATGAATTCCAACATCGACGAGGCGATCGCGACGAAGGTGGCCGAAAAACACGGCTTCCTGCTTGAGATCAAGCACCGCGGCGAACCCGGCGTTCAGCAGCAGGCGCAGAAGAAGGAGAAGCAGGTCGAGGAGGATGAATCCAAATTCCTCGTCTCGCGGCCGCCGGTCGTGTGCATCCTCGGCCACGTCGACCACGGCAAGACTTCGCTGCTGGACGCGATCCGCAAGGCGAACGTCGCCGCCGGGGAGGCGGGCGGTATCACGCAACACATCGGCGCGTATCAGATCGAATACCAAGGGCGCAAAATCACTTTTCTGGACACCCCCGGTCACGCCGCCTTCTCGAAGATGCGGGCGCGCGGAGCGAACGTCACCGATATCGCCGTGCTCGTCGTGGCGGCGGACGATGGCTTCATGCCGCAGACTGACGAGGCGCTGAAGCATGCGCAGAACGCGAAGGTCGCGCTGGTCGTCGCCGTCAACAAGATGGACGTGAAGGGCGCGAACCTCGACCAGGTGAAGGCACAGATGCAGCAGCGCAATATCGCGCCGGAAGACTGGGGTGGTGAAACCATCACCGTGCCGGTCGCTGCGACCAAGGGCCAGGGCATCGACAGCCTGATTGAGATGATCCTGCTCCAGGCGGACGTGCTCGAACTCAAGGCCAACCCGAAGGCTGAAGCCAGCGGCGTGGTGATCGAGTCGCAGGTCGACGTGGGCCGCGGGCCGTTGGCCACGGTGATCGTCCAGCGCGGCACGCTGCGCGTCGGTGATGCGCTGGTGTGCGGCGCGTGTTACGCGCGCGTGCGCGCCATGTTCAACGACCAGGGCGAAAACGTGAAGGAAGCGACTCCCGCCGCGCCGGTGCGCGTGATCGGTTGGTCCGGCACGCCCGAAAGCGGCGCGATCTTCAAGGCGGTGAAGAACGCCCGCGAGGCGGAGAAGCTCGCCGAGGAAGAGCAGCTGCGGCTGCGCAAGGCCGCGACGGCCAGCGACGCCACGCCCAAGGAAGTCTCGGTCGAGCAGCTGTTCGCCAACATCGCGGCGACGCAGGCCAAGGTGCTCAAGCTCATCATCAAGACCGACGTGTTCGGGTCAGCCGAAGCGGTGCGCACCGTGCTGGAAGGCATCAAGAGCACGAAGGTCTCGCTGGAGCTGGTCTCGGCCGAAGTCGGCTTGGTGACCAAGAACGACGTCCTGATGGCGAGCGCGGCGGGCGCGACGGTCATCGGCTTCAACACGAAGCTCGAGAACGGCGTCACCCCGCTGGCCAAGCACCATAGCGTGCGCGTCGAGACGTTCTCGATCATTTACGAACTCGCCGATCGGGTGAAGGAGATGATGGCCGACCTGCTCGAGCCGGACATCAAGGAGATCAAGACAGGCGCGGCGGAAGTGCGGCAGGTGTTCCCGCTGGCCAAGGGCTTCGTCGCCGGCTGCCTGGTCACCGAAGGCAAGATCACGCGCAATGCATCCGCCCGGCTGCGGCGCGGGCGCGAGCTGGTCCACGAGGGCAAGATCGCGACGCTCAAGCGCTTCAAGGACGACGCGAACGAAGTGCGCGCCGGGTTGGAGTGCGGCATCAAGCTCGACGATTTCAACGGCTACCAGGCGGGCGACGTCATCGAGGTCTTCGAGATCCAGAAGGTCCGCGCCTCGCTGTAATTTTCGATTTTGGATTTTAGATTTTTGGATTGGCCGTCGGTCGGTCCGAAATCGAAATTCGAGATTCGCCAATCGAAAATCGTCATGTCGAACCGCACTCTCCGCGTCAACGAGCTGATTCAGCGCGAGCTGAGCGAGATCCTGCGCAAGCGTTACCAAAGCGAGGCGACGGCGATTACGATCACCGAACTGCGGGTCGCGCCCGATCTGCGGGACGCGCGCGTTTTCGTTTCGATCGTGGGCAGCGCCGAGGAGCAGGACGAGAAACTGCGCTGGCTGCGGGCGCATGCGGGTGAGCTGCGTTACGAGGTCGGCCGCCGGATCGTGCTGAAATACCTGCCCAAGTTCGAGTACGTGCTTGATCACTCGCCCGAGAAAAGCGCCCGCATCCTGCAGGTGCTCGACGAGATCGACCGGCAGACGCCACCGCGGCCGGAGGCCGAGAACGACTGACGCCTACCATCGTGGAAAAGTTTTATCCCGAGTTCTCCGCGCGGTTCGCGCAATTTCTTGAGCACATCCGCGGCCGGCGGATCGCGATTGTCGGGCATGCCCGGCCGGACGGCGACTGCATCGGTTCGCAGGTGGCACTGGCGCGGGTGCTGGGGACGCTCGGCCACGAGGTGCTCTGCGTGAATCCCGATCTCGTGCCGCGTCGGCTGCAGTTTCTTGTGCCGGGGATGCGGTTCGCACGCACCGACGAGATGCTGGCGGATCGCACCGACTACACCGCGATCTTTGTCGACTGCGCGGATCACGCGCGGGCGGGGGAGCGTTTGAAGGGACGGTTTCCGGTGGTGACCGGCAACATCGATCATCATCTCTCCAGCGCCGGGTTTGCCGAGTGGAATTTCGTGGATGTTCACTCGGCGGCGACGGCGGAGGTGTTGGCGGGGATGTTTTTCGACAATGGACTGACCGTCGACGCCCAGACCGCGCAGGGGCTCTACACGGGTATTCTGACCGACACCGGCCAGTTCCGGTTCACCTCAACCACGCGCCGCACGTTTCTGCTCGCGGCGGAATTGATGGCACGCGGTGCGAAGCCGACCGAAGCCGGGTTCGAACTCTACGAGCGTGAGACCACGGGCAAGCTGCAACTGCTCGAGCGGTTTCTCGCCTCGTTGCGCATGGAATGTGGCGGCCGGGTCTGCGTCGGCACGTTGCCCAACGGCATCTTTGAGGCGACCGGCTCGACCGCCGAGGACACCGAAGGGCTCGTCGACTATGCGCGCTGCATCGACGGCGTGGACGTGGGCGTATTGATCGAAGAGCGGCCGGATGGCGCGATGAAAGCCAGCCTGCGGGCGAAGAACCCCGCGTTCCGGCTCGACCGGGTGGCGGCGCAATTTGGCGGCGGCGGCCATGCGTGCGCGGCCGGACTAAACTACAAGGGGGGTGCGGCCGGATTCCGCGAAAAACTCGTGGCGGCGATCGCCGCGCAGATCGCGGCCGTGGACACACCGGAGGAGAAGAAATGATCCAGCCGCGGAAGGAACTCGATGGCGTCCTGCTCGTTGACAAGCCGACGGCACACACCTCGCACGACGTCGTGGCGCGACTGCGGCGCAAGCTGAACATGAAGCGGATCGGCCACGCCGGCACGCTCGACCCCATGGCCACGGGGCTGATGATCCTGCTCATCGGCAAGGCGACCACGATTTCCCAGTACCTCACCAGCCTCGACAAGGAATACGAAGGCACGATCGAGCTCGGCAAGGTGACGGACTCGCAGGACGCGGACGGCGAGGTATTGTCAACGCTGCCGGTGCCGCCGTTCACCGAGGCGGAGATTCGCGCCGCGATGGCGGGTTTTATGGGCGACCAGTATCAGACGCCGCCGATGTATTCGGCGATCAAGGTCGACGGCGTGCCGCTCTACAAGACGGCGCGCAAAGGCGGCGAGGTGGAGCGCGAACCGCGGTTCATTCGCGTGAGCAGCTTCGAACTGACGCGCTTCGCGCTGCCGCAGTTTGATTTTCGGCTGCGCTGCACCAAGGGCACCTACGTGCGCACGATCGCCCATGACCTCGGCCAGCGGCTCGGTTGCGGGGCCCACCTCGCGGCGTTGCGTCGTACGGCCACCGACAAGTTCAAGCTGGCGGACGCGCTGACGCTGGACGCGATCGAGGCGTTGCCGTTGCCCGAAATCGAAAAGCGGCTGATCCCCGTTTACCAGGCGGCGCCGAGCATCGTCGGTTGACGCAGCGATGAACGCGCCGAGGCAGTTCGATGCACTGGAGCACGCGCAGCTCGCGTCCCGGCCGGTGCATCTCGCGATCGGAATTTTCGACGGCGTGCATCTGGGGCACGCGGCGGTGATCGAAGCCGCCGTGCAGTCGGCACGCCGCAGCAACGGGCAGTCCGCCGTGTTGACGTTCGACCCGCACCCGAGCGTGATTCTTCGTCCGGCGGAGCCGACGCGGCTGTTGATGAACCGGTCGGCGAAAGCCCGCGTGCTGGGCCGGCTCGGCATCGAGGCGGTCATTAACCAACCGTTCACGGTCGAGTTGGCCGCGATGGAGGCGGTGCAGTTCGTCCCCTGGCTGAAGCAGCACGTGCCCCAGCTGGCCGGCATCTACGTGGGCGAAAACTGGCGGTTCGGGCGCGGCCGGCGGGGCGACATCGCGTTGCTGGTAAACGAAGGCCGGAAGGTCGGCGTGAGTGTGTTCAGCGCGCCGCGGGTGAGCCTGGACGGGGAACCAATCAGCAGCTCGCGGATCCGCGCCGCGGTGACGGCCGGCGAGATTGCGGCGGCGAATGCGATGTTGGGCTATGTTTATTTCGCCGAAGGCCGGGTGGTGCCGGGCAACAAGCTCGGGCGGACGATGGGCTTTCCAACGTTGAACCTGGCCTGGGCGCCGGACCTGCAACCGCGGTTTGGAGTGTACGTGGTTCGAGTCACCGGAACCAAAAGCACCGCTCCGTTGCGCGCGGT is part of the Opitutus terrae PB90-1 genome and harbors:
- the ribF gene encoding riboflavin biosynthesis protein RibF, with the protein product MNAPRQFDALEHAQLASRPVHLAIGIFDGVHLGHAAVIEAAVQSARRSNGQSAVLTFDPHPSVILRPAEPTRLLMNRSAKARVLGRLGIEAVINQPFTVELAAMEAVQFVPWLKQHVPQLAGIYVGENWRFGRGRRGDIALLVNEGRKVGVSVFSAPRVSLDGEPISSSRIRAAVTAGEIAAANAMLGYVYFAEGRVVPGNKLGRTMGFPTLNLAWAPDLQPRFGVYVVRVTGTKSTAPLRAVANYGARPTVEKAAEPRLEVHLLDECPYDAGDEITVEWLHFLRPEMKFGGLGTLRAQIAADREAALAFFAK